atttgtatatatttatgTGTGTAGCACCGCCCACAAAGtacctaaaggttgactggtagagaatgccctATGGCATTAAGTTAGCCTTTTGTACTTTAaggttttcttttgtgcaataaaggttaaataaataaatatctacaaGCTACGAAATCTAAGGACGCATATTTTAATCGATAAAAATGTCTTCATTTATGTTTGATAGAGAACAGCAAGCGGATACTTTGTCGAATGAAATCAAACGCAAATAACTTTTTGTTTTAGTTTGTCAACCTACACATTCCGAACCTAATTCACAATTTCGTATACTCGGCTATGGAACATGCGTGCGCCGTCATAACAAGTACAAAGAGTCGGTTCAACCATAAACCGAATTTAACAATTGACATTGTTGtttaatttacaaaacaataaaacagAATTCCAACTTAGTCTTGACTTTAGTATCGAAAATAGTACAACTGTGTATTATTGTCTGTTAGAATAATAAGCCGCGTAACGGTAAATTTTGAGTAGAATTTGTGAATGCGGTTGGTTTAGCAGTTATCAGAAGTTCGTAATACATGCACTCTCGTTCGTCGCGCGTCGATTCGGAGAGTGAAATCGCGCGGCGTTGGATGCTGCTCGCTCGGCTCGGTCGCGGCCGGCAGCGCGGCGCGCGCATCGTGGTCGCGGAAACTGGCTTTAGAGCCCGCCCACACCGGCCCGCCTCTTCGTTAGGCAAACTGCTCATAACTCGATGATCCTTCAAGGACTTTTTTCCACAACCTATATTTTATTGATTAATCAATTGACTGATTGCCACTTTATGATTCAATCTTGattcatttaaaaatacctgttttctttttttttcagtatgCATCGGTACCAACGGCCGGATGTCGGTGCCTTCGAATCGCGAAACGCACTACCGGAATCTTCGAGACCGCTTCACCAATTGTACATACGTAGACGGAAACCTCGAGTTGACATGGCTCCAGAACGATACGATGGACTTGTCCTTCCTGCAGTATATCAGAGAGGTGACCGGCTATGTGCTCATTTCCCACGTGAGCGTGACGAGGATAATATTACCTCAGCTTCAAATTATTCGTGGGCGGACCCTGTTCAAGTTAAACGTGAGAGACGAAGAGTTCGCGCTCATGGTCACCATGTCCAACGCTTTTACGTTAGAATTGCCGGCCCTTCGTGACATACTGCGCGGCAGCGTCGGtatctataataatttcaacCTATGTCACGTGAAAACTATTAACTGGGAGGAGATAATTACGGGTCCTAACGCCACATATGTATATGCCTACGATTTCTCAGTGCCAGAGCGCGCTTGTCCCCGGTGTGATGAGAGCTGCGCGCAAGGCTGCTGGGGAGAAGGGCCCAAGAATTGCCAAAAATTTTCCAAGACCATATGCAGCCCTCAGTGCGCACAAGGGCGATGCTTCGGACCGAACCCGCGGGACTGCTGCAACACGTTTTGTGCCGGTGGCTGCACCGGGCCGCTGCCTACCCAGTGTCTCGCATGCCGCAACTTTTACAATGAAGGCACATGCTCCCAGGAATGTCCGAGAATGGAGAAATACAACTCCACTACGTATTCATGGGAGCCTAATCCCAATGGGAAATACGCGTACGGAGCTACATGTGTTCGCAGTTGCCCTGAACACCTTCTCAAAGACACGGGAGCCTGCGTGAGAAGTTGTCCACCCGATAAGACAGCTGTTAACGGAGAATGTATATCCTGCAACGTCACATGCCCCAAGACTTGCCGAGCAGAAAAGCCTATTCATTCTGGGAACATTAACAGTTTTAAAGATTGCACTATCATAGATGGCTCCATAGAGATATTGGAAATGACTTTTACAGGGTTCTCGCAAGTTAATCCAGATTACTCCTTTGGTGCACGGTACCCGAAGATGAACCCTGACCAATTGGAGGTGTTCAGCACAGTGCGTGAGGTGACGGGCTACCTTAACGTGCAGGCGCATCACCCTAATTTTACAAGTCTTTCTTATTTCCGAAACCTGGAAGTTATCGGAGGCCGGCAAGTGGTTGAAAACCTATTCGCTTCTCTCTACATCGTAAAGACGTCGCTGAAATCCCTGGGCCTTAAGTCACTGAAGAGGGTGAATTCCGGTGCCATAGCGATAATGGAAAACAAGGACCTCTGTTTTGTAGATCACATCGCATGGAACAAACTGGTCAAATCGAAGGATCACAAGCAAATCATCCAGCACAACGGCGATTTAGCTACATGTGGTGAGTTTAGCATATAGCGATTTGTTGAATTTGAGGATCCTCATAGTAGAGTCAtagtttaaattagtattacaTTTTGCCTTTGCGAATATTTCTTGTTAAACGCAAGcgaatgaattattacattttattaaaactaaaacaggtATTTATCGTTTATAAAGTATATCTGAAAATCTCTCCACGGTGATTTtcaagtatattttattcacgATTGGCTCCtagtttattttaatacatttttcagagtataaatgaaatgaattaCCATTTGGTTTAATTGTTCTTACTAACCCTATTAACAAAGTTGGCTCAGCGATTGATCTTTTATGTCTACTTTCCTTAACAAGTATCTTTTCAACAGAGAAAAATCACTTGGTTTGCCATCCGCAATGTTCAGCCGACGGGTGCTGGGGGCCGGGCCCCGCCCAGTGCCTCTCCTGCCAGAACCACAAGTTTGAGGAGACTTGCCTACAAAACTGCAGCGTTTTGCCAGGGTATGTAGGCTTGTTTTATTAGGTGCCatctaaatatttatgtatttaatggTAGAAAatttactaaaactaaaactttgtcatatgaaaaaaattgtatcGCTCGCAACCGTATTCTGTTTGACAAAAATTCTCtaaacattttgaaaatatttcctAGGAATAACTCATCTTTGATCGCCACACTATCTACCGCTCACAGCACTTCAACAAGTGTTGATATTATCCTATACTTCCTTGTTATGAACGTAATaggtattagtgcgttttctcattatccgatccgatatcggatgtcggacccatatcccatacattacaggcgccatcttggattttttctattgaaattcttccgacatccgatatcggatcggataatgtgaaaacgtccTTAGGTACACTTTGCAGAATCATCAGCAAATCAAAATCCTTTATTACTGCGAGATACTTGTCGATGTCGACTTCTTTTTCAATACATTCCTAAGCACAATTCTCATTCACACAAATTATCGTGTGGAATATGTCTGGTCCAAAGGCAGCCAATTAATATTCGTATACCGGCGTAAAAATACGCTCTTAATTTTTAAACTcgtcaaaacaatttttacttcttTATATCCCAATCGGCATAAAACATGAAGCATACGTACAACATCATGTTTCAATAATGTCTCTCGGAAGTCTAGGTTTAGTAGTTTATCAGaatataataacataattttatcACATTTCAGGCTTTACAAGTCTGGAGAGAAAACGTGCAAGAAGTGCCACCACGAGTGCCGCGATGGCTGCAGCGGGCCGACATTGGCTGACTGCACGAGCTGCCGCCACGTGCGCGACGGGCCTTACTGCGTAGCTAAGTGCCCCGAGTCGCGCTACGTCTCCGAAAACGGCACCTGCCTACCTTGCCACGCCAATTGCATCAACGGCTGCACCGGCCCCGAAAATACCGTCGGAGAAAACGGTTGCAATTCATGTAAAAAGGCCATCATAACCGTCGAAGCAACAGTCGAACAATGCCTCCGAGAATACGAACCGTGCCCCGATGGGTACTACAACGAGTGGGTTGGGGACGTCAAGCCATTAGAAGGGAAAGTCACTATCGTCTGTCGAAAGTGCCATCCTCTCTGCATCAAGTGCACCGGGTTTGGTATACACCAGCAAGTCTGTCAAGTCTGTAACGGATTCAAACGTGGTGATCAGTGTGAAGATGAATGCCCGACCGATCATTTCACGGACACTGACAGCAGGACGTGCACGCCGTGCCACCACGAGTGCCGCGGGTGCACCGGTCCCGATTCCACAGACTGCATCAAATGCCAGTCTCTGAAAGTATTCTTAAGCGAATCAAATTCTATCGATAACAAACAAACCTTCAACTGCACTAGCACTTGCCCCCCGGATATGCCCAATAAAATACTGTTCGACGAGCAGCTACAGAATACTATAGACGAGCCTTATTGTTCGGCGACCAGCAGCGTCAAAGCGCCCATAGTGGCGAGGACTCCAACGGTACTCATAATCGTATTTATATTTGCGTTTGTGTTGCTGTTGATTCTTGCTATTATCGGG
This genomic stretch from Leguminivora glycinivorella isolate SPB_JAAS2020 chromosome Z, LegGlyc_1.1, whole genome shotgun sequence harbors:
- the LOC125240894 gene encoding epidermal growth factor receptor isoform X1, translating into MLLWLILLVACADAARGPHRPHHAVAARAKHSEFVKGKICIGTNGRMSVPSNRETHYRNLRDRFTNCTYVDGNLELTWLQNDTMDLSFLQYIREVTGYVLISHVSVTRIILPQLQIIRGRTLFKLNVRDEEFALMVTMSNAFTLELPALRDILRGSVGIYNNFNLCHVKTINWEEIITGPNATYVYAYDFSVPERACPRCDESCAQGCWGEGPKNCQKFSKTICSPQCAQGRCFGPNPRDCCNTFCAGGCTGPLPTQCLACRNFYNEGTCSQECPRMEKYNSTTYSWEPNPNGKYAYGATCVRSCPEHLLKDTGACVRSCPPDKTAVNGECISCNVTCPKTCRAEKPIHSGNINSFKDCTIIDGSIEILEMTFTGFSQVNPDYSFGARYPKMNPDQLEVFSTVREVTGYLNVQAHHPNFTSLSYFRNLEVIGGRQVVENLFASLYIVKTSLKSLGLKSLKRVNSGAIAIMENKDLCFVDHIAWNKLVKSKDHKQIIQHNGDLATCEKNHLVCHPQCSADGCWGPGPAQCLSCQNHKFEETCLQNCSVLPGLYKSGEKTCKKCHHECRDGCSGPTLADCTSCRHVRDGPYCVAKCPESRYVSENGTCLPCHANCINGCTGPENTVGENGCNSCKKAIITVEATVEQCLREYEPCPDGYYNEWVGDVKPLEGKVTIVCRKCHPLCIKCTGFGIHQQVCQVCNGFKRGDQCEDECPTDHFTDTDSRTCTPCHHECRGCTGPDSTDCIKCQSLKVFLSESNSIDNKQTFNCTSTCPPDMPNKILFDEQLQNTIDEPYCSATSSVKAPIVARTPTVLIIVFIFAFVLLLILAIIGYTCRQNAKAKKDAVKMTMVLTGCDDNEPLRPTDVKPNLAKLRIVKEAELRRGGMLGFGAFGKVYKGVWVPEGENVKVPVAIKVLKEGTGANTSKEFLEEAYIMASVEHPNLLRLLAVCMTSQMMLITQLMPLGCLLDYVRTHKEKIGSKAFLNWCTQIARGMAYLEEKRLVHRDLAARNVLVQTPNCVKITDFGLAKLLDINEVEYKAAGGKMPIKWLALECIQHRIFTHKSDVWAFGVTIWEILSYGARPYENIYAKNVPGLIENGLKLPQPSICTLDIYCIMVSCWMLDAESRPTFKQLADTFAEMARDPGRYLVIPGDKFMRLPSYSSQDEKELIRNLSSAMEGPESLVEADEYLQPKFKSGAGTVTSNSATSAGVETQTSSLKPCTSSSWAHNATGPESVTPEGSKAEAWDHEMLRYNQPNPDGPEMRHYYNNGVCASDGSSSRYRDTKRPEGSDGGDFDSMSKIKEAQVGNLKLNLPLDEDDYLMPSPQHNQNASTYMDLIGESGESPEKDLRYTGFVALGPKRCVDNPEYLMSDENVPTQTLGIPTEPVPLESLASDASGASGEVPQPGTSKYLPQRSVEEESMSDHEYYNDLQRELQPLRKNETTV
- the LOC125240894 gene encoding epidermal growth factor receptor isoform X2 encodes the protein MTVCAFTVLLGTLLLSGCTAEFQERVCIGTNGRMSVPSNRETHYRNLRDRFTNCTYVDGNLELTWLQNDTMDLSFLQYIREVTGYVLISHVSVTRIILPQLQIIRGRTLFKLNVRDEEFALMVTMSNAFTLELPALRDILRGSVGIYNNFNLCHVKTINWEEIITGPNATYVYAYDFSVPERACPRCDESCAQGCWGEGPKNCQKFSKTICSPQCAQGRCFGPNPRDCCNTFCAGGCTGPLPTQCLACRNFYNEGTCSQECPRMEKYNSTTYSWEPNPNGKYAYGATCVRSCPEHLLKDTGACVRSCPPDKTAVNGECISCNVTCPKTCRAEKPIHSGNINSFKDCTIIDGSIEILEMTFTGFSQVNPDYSFGARYPKMNPDQLEVFSTVREVTGYLNVQAHHPNFTSLSYFRNLEVIGGRQVVENLFASLYIVKTSLKSLGLKSLKRVNSGAIAIMENKDLCFVDHIAWNKLVKSKDHKQIIQHNGDLATCEKNHLVCHPQCSADGCWGPGPAQCLSCQNHKFEETCLQNCSVLPGLYKSGEKTCKKCHHECRDGCSGPTLADCTSCRHVRDGPYCVAKCPESRYVSENGTCLPCHANCINGCTGPENTVGENGCNSCKKAIITVEATVEQCLREYEPCPDGYYNEWVGDVKPLEGKVTIVCRKCHPLCIKCTGFGIHQQVCQVCNGFKRGDQCEDECPTDHFTDTDSRTCTPCHHECRGCTGPDSTDCIKCQSLKVFLSESNSIDNKQTFNCTSTCPPDMPNKILFDEQLQNTIDEPYCSATSSVKAPIVARTPTVLIIVFIFAFVLLLILAIIGYTCRQNAKAKKDAVKMTMVLTGCDDNEPLRPTDVKPNLAKLRIVKEAELRRGGMLGFGAFGKVYKGVWVPEGENVKVPVAIKVLKEGTGANTSKEFLEEAYIMASVEHPNLLRLLAVCMTSQMMLITQLMPLGCLLDYVRTHKEKIGSKAFLNWCTQIARGMAYLEEKRLVHRDLAARNVLVQTPNCVKITDFGLAKLLDINEVEYKAAGGKMPIKWLALECIQHRIFTHKSDVWAFGVTIWEILSYGARPYENIYAKNVPGLIENGLKLPQPSICTLDIYCIMVSCWMLDAESRPTFKQLADTFAEMARDPGRYLVIPGDKFMRLPSYSSQDEKELIRNLSSAMEGPESLVEADEYLQPKFKSGAGTVTSNSATSAGVETQTSSLKPCTSSSWAHNATGPESVTPEGSKAEAWDHEMLRYNQPNPDGPEMRHYYNNGVCASDGSSSRYRDTKRPEGSDGGDFDSMSKIKEAQVGNLKLNLPLDEDDYLMPSPQHNQNASTYMDLIGESGESPEKDLRYTGFVALGPKRCVDNPEYLMSDENVPTQTLGIPTEPVPLESLASDASGASGEVPQPGTSKYLPQRSVEEESMSDHEYYNDLQRELQPLRKNETTV